In Thermodesulfitimonas autotrophica, the following proteins share a genomic window:
- a CDS encoding DUF4912 domain-containing protein, whose translation MGYLEVSDLPAGYGENVLMLLVQSSTVLFAYWEISSAAQEFLRGKNLILRLASVANGFAVPRMVVSPSFYTGDWYFRGVNPGERYRAELGWFENGEFYPLLCSEVVDVPPDKTWRWVPVRQGRGQGAEGVSFVEAVRAIGVSSGSLSRH comes from the coding sequence ATGGGTTATCTTGAGGTTTCTGATTTGCCGGCAGGATACGGGGAGAACGTGCTGATGCTTCTGGTCCAGAGTAGCACCGTCCTTTTTGCCTACTGGGAAATATCAAGTGCGGCTCAGGAGTTCCTCAGGGGGAAGAACCTTATCCTGCGGCTGGCTTCGGTGGCCAACGGTTTTGCGGTGCCGCGCATGGTTGTTTCTCCTTCCTTCTATACGGGTGACTGGTACTTTCGCGGGGTGAATCCGGGTGAGCGCTACCGGGCGGAGCTTGGCTGGTTCGAAAATGGCGAGTTTTATCCCCTCCTTTGCTCGGAAGTGGTAGATGTTCCTCCCGATAAGACGTGGCGGTGGGTTCCGGTGCGCCAGGGAAGGGGACAAGGGGCAGAAGGAGTTTCTTTCGTGGAGGCGGTAAGAGCGATTGGCGTGAGTTCCGGCAGCCTCTCGAGGCACTGA
- a CDS encoding glycoside hydrolase family 15 protein — MPRPLVIGNGKIMVTFDENLEMRDFFYPFVGQWNHLQGNRNRLGVWVDGRFSWTADSSWERLLGYQEDCLITQVEATHPELKVKLLINDAVHRRENIYLKKIVVQNMVNKEREVRVFLGQDFSVDETEVGDTVFYDAFERALCHYKRNRYFVINGYSSFGRFQQFATGIKGFGQAEGTWRDAEDGVLSGNAIAQGSVDSVIGFNLILPPLGEETIYYWICVGRNIQEARALNKFVFEQEPAELFLRTEAMHRAFLEACFTCSSNCALELKDSFGEIVKVYKRSLLILKTHFDARGAVIASPDSDIMATNRDHYCYLWPRDGAMAAYALIKAGYGKVARPFFSFCANALTDKGYLLHKYNPDGTAGSSWHPWLHEGVVQLPIQEDETALVLWALWEYYLQERDLEFVLAHYHNLVRPAANFLAGYVDEELQLPLESYDLWEERRGIFTFTTATVYAGLKAAGNFAQLLGQPKLAAKYFGRAAQIKEGVLSNLYDPQKKRFLRGLHFNRAKKAFEPDDTVDSSLAGVFLFNLLPVHDLRVAETMSQVEKVLWVKSDVGGVARYYGDYYFRRSEDLERIPGNPWFICTLWLAQYYIRTAVSIEDLSRARLLLEWCVRHTLPTGVMPEQVHPLTGEPLSVAPLSWSHAAFITAVTEYAARCRELEAAREELLFTLPEREREGVNF; from the coding sequence ATGCCGCGGCCCTTGGTAATTGGTAACGGAAAGATAATGGTGACCTTCGATGAGAACCTTGAGATGCGGGATTTCTTTTATCCTTTTGTGGGCCAGTGGAACCACCTCCAGGGGAACCGGAACCGCCTTGGCGTTTGGGTGGACGGCAGGTTCAGCTGGACCGCCGACAGCAGTTGGGAGCGCCTACTCGGCTATCAGGAGGATTGCCTGATTACTCAGGTGGAGGCAACCCATCCGGAGCTAAAGGTAAAGCTGTTGATCAACGATGCGGTACACCGCCGGGAGAATATCTACCTCAAAAAGATTGTGGTCCAAAATATGGTGAACAAGGAGCGGGAGGTCCGGGTTTTCCTGGGGCAGGACTTTTCGGTTGACGAAACCGAGGTCGGTGATACCGTATTTTACGACGCCTTCGAGCGGGCCCTCTGCCACTACAAGCGGAACCGCTACTTCGTTATCAATGGTTACAGCAGTTTCGGGCGCTTCCAACAATTTGCCACGGGCATCAAAGGCTTCGGTCAGGCGGAGGGAACCTGGCGCGACGCTGAGGACGGCGTTTTAAGCGGAAACGCGATTGCGCAGGGCTCGGTGGACAGCGTGATCGGCTTCAACCTGATTCTGCCGCCGCTGGGTGAGGAAACTATATATTACTGGATCTGCGTCGGCCGGAACATTCAGGAGGCGCGGGCGCTTAATAAGTTTGTTTTTGAGCAGGAGCCGGCGGAGCTTTTTTTACGGACGGAGGCGATGCACCGGGCTTTCTTAGAAGCCTGTTTCACCTGCAGTAGCAACTGTGCCTTGGAGTTAAAGGATTCCTTTGGGGAGATAGTCAAAGTTTACAAGCGGAGCCTGCTTATCCTCAAAACCCACTTTGATGCGCGCGGGGCGGTGATCGCCTCCCCCGACTCCGATATCATGGCCACCAACCGGGACCACTACTGTTATCTGTGGCCCCGCGACGGGGCTATGGCGGCCTACGCGCTGATTAAAGCCGGCTACGGCAAGGTTGCCCGGCCCTTTTTCAGTTTTTGCGCCAACGCCTTGACGGATAAAGGCTATCTTCTCCACAAGTATAACCCGGACGGGACGGCGGGCTCGAGCTGGCACCCGTGGCTTCACGAGGGGGTGGTCCAGCTTCCCATTCAGGAGGATGAGACGGCGCTGGTGCTGTGGGCGCTTTGGGAGTACTACCTGCAGGAGCGCGACCTGGAATTTGTGCTGGCCCACTACCATAATTTAGTGCGTCCGGCGGCTAATTTCCTGGCCGGCTATGTGGATGAGGAACTGCAGCTGCCGCTCGAGTCTTATGATCTCTGGGAGGAGAGGCGGGGCATCTTTACCTTCACGACGGCGACGGTTTATGCCGGGCTTAAAGCGGCCGGGAATTTCGCGCAGCTTCTTGGGCAGCCGAAGTTAGCGGCGAAATATTTCGGCCGCGCGGCCCAGATTAAGGAGGGGGTGCTTAGCAACCTCTACGACCCGCAAAAGAAACGTTTTCTGCGCGGCCTGCACTTCAACCGGGCCAAAAAGGCTTTTGAGCCCGACGATACGGTGGATAGCAGCCTGGCGGGCGTCTTTCTCTTCAACCTGCTGCCGGTTCACGACCTCCGCGTGGCGGAAACGATGAGCCAGGTGGAAAAGGTGCTGTGGGTCAAAAGCGACGTGGGCGGGGTTGCCCGGTACTACGGCGACTATTACTTCCGGCGTTCAGAGGATCTGGAGCGGATTCCCGGCAATCCCTGGTTTATCTGCACCCTCTGGCTGGCGCAGTATTACATCAGAACGGCGGTGAGCATCGAGGACCTTTCCCGGGCCCGGCTTCTGCTGGAATGGTGCGTCAGGCACACCCTGCCTACAGGGGTGATGCCCGAACAGGTGCATCCGTTGACGGGAGAACCGCTATCGGTGGCGCCGCTTTCCTGGTCCCACGCCGCCTTTATCACCGCGGTAACCGAGTACGCCGCCCGGTGCCGGGAGCTTGAGGCCGCCCGGGAGGAACTGCTTTTTACCCTGCCCGAAAGGGAGCGGGAAGGAGTCAATTTTTAG
- a CDS encoding 1,4-alpha-glucan branching protein domain-containing protein — MPQGYLAIVLHAHLPFVRHPEKERFLEESWFYQALTESYLPLVDVFERLVAEGVRFRITVSLSPTLISMLTDELLTRRYVAYLERLLRLAAAEKKRTAGSAFYPLAAMYEERLGRNYDLFVHRYRNNLVGAFANLQEKGAVEVITTCATHGYLPLIRGKEARRAQILVGLDLYRRHFGSYPRGFWLPECGYPPGVDEILAACGIQYFFVESHGILTAVPSPPYGVYAPVYTPAGVAAFGRDPDTSRQVWDRQIGYPGDYWYREYYKDIGYELPWDYLEPFLPSGEVRTDTGFKYYRITGSEIKQPYEPAVAIERAAAHADHFLYHRQRQVAYWSECLGIRPIIVSPYDAELFGHWWYEGPQWLEFLIRKAYYDQDAVLLVTPSDYLKAHPRQATVTMSLSSWGAGGYSEVWLDPVNDWIYRHTHHAEARMVELCDLYPEAAGLTRRALNQAARELLLAESSDWAFILKVGSTVGYATRRLKEHILRFNSLTDQILDEKIDAAALAAIEAKDAIFPEIDYRIYSRFWLERSSGQPVPRRVLLLSWEYPPYIVGGLGRHVDDLSRALAQLGSEVTVVTALRPGSVPVEEAGGVRVYRVPVDGDGADFLDWVARLNRGMVAAVERLHKEGRHFDVVHGHDWLVGAAGEELAGRLGLPFVATIHATEHGRHGGIHNELQRRIHMAEKRLAERATHLICCSEYMAREVAHLFEVPGEKITVIPNGVAPEILGVQGWRGLTAPAAAPVILFLGRLVPEKGVQDLIRALPLIAARVPGVRAVICGQGPYEGELKHLAAELKVSERVTFAGFVDGATRNGLFAQAAVAVFPSHYEPFGIVALEAMAAQVPVVVGDTGGLSEVVEHGVDGFKVPPGRPDLLARYTSELVLNRALAEELCRRAWRKVRSTYNWRHIALVTQEVYARAQSRLARIPEKIVL, encoded by the coding sequence GTGCCCCAGGGATATCTTGCCATCGTCCTGCACGCCCACCTGCCTTTCGTACGCCATCCCGAGAAGGAGCGTTTTCTGGAAGAAAGCTGGTTTTACCAGGCGCTGACCGAGTCCTACCTGCCGCTTGTCGACGTCTTTGAGCGGCTGGTCGCGGAGGGTGTCCGGTTCCGCATCACCGTATCCCTCTCGCCGACGCTCATCAGCATGTTGACGGACGAGCTTTTGACCCGGCGCTACGTTGCTTACTTAGAGCGGCTGTTACGCCTGGCGGCGGCGGAGAAAAAAAGGACGGCGGGAAGCGCTTTTTACCCGTTGGCGGCGATGTACGAAGAGCGGTTGGGCCGCAATTACGACCTTTTCGTCCACCGCTACCGGAACAATCTGGTGGGGGCTTTTGCTAATCTTCAGGAAAAGGGTGCCGTTGAGGTCATCACCACCTGCGCGACGCACGGTTACCTTCCCTTAATCAGGGGGAAAGAGGCGCGGCGGGCCCAGATTTTGGTGGGGCTCGACCTCTACCGGCGTCACTTCGGCTCCTACCCGCGCGGCTTTTGGTTACCGGAATGCGGTTATCCGCCCGGGGTGGACGAGATTTTAGCCGCCTGCGGCATTCAGTACTTCTTTGTGGAGAGCCACGGAATCTTGACGGCGGTGCCGTCGCCGCCGTACGGGGTCTACGCGCCGGTTTACACGCCGGCCGGGGTGGCGGCCTTCGGACGCGACCCGGATACTTCCCGGCAGGTATGGGACCGGCAGATCGGCTATCCTGGCGACTACTGGTACCGGGAGTACTACAAGGATATCGGTTATGAATTGCCCTGGGATTACCTCGAGCCCTTCCTCCCTTCCGGGGAGGTCCGGACCGATACCGGTTTCAAATACTACCGGATTACCGGGAGCGAAATAAAGCAGCCTTATGAACCAGCCGTCGCGATAGAGAGGGCTGCGGCGCACGCCGACCATTTTCTCTACCACCGCCAGCGACAGGTGGCTTACTGGAGCGAATGCCTGGGAATCAGGCCCATTATCGTTTCGCCCTACGATGCCGAGCTCTTCGGCCACTGGTGGTACGAGGGGCCGCAGTGGCTGGAGTTTTTGATTCGCAAGGCTTACTACGACCAGGACGCGGTGCTGTTAGTTACGCCTTCCGACTACCTGAAGGCCCACCCGCGCCAGGCGACCGTCACGATGAGCCTTTCGAGCTGGGGGGCCGGTGGCTACAGCGAAGTCTGGCTGGATCCGGTGAACGACTGGATTTACCGCCATACTCACCACGCGGAAGCCCGGATGGTTGAGCTCTGCGACCTTTACCCGGAGGCTGCAGGCCTTACCCGGCGGGCTCTCAACCAGGCGGCGCGGGAGCTTTTGTTAGCGGAGTCGAGCGACTGGGCCTTTATCTTGAAGGTCGGCTCCACGGTGGGGTACGCCACGCGGCGGTTGAAGGAACATATCCTCCGTTTTAACAGTTTAACGGACCAGATCCTTGACGAAAAGATCGATGCCGCGGCACTCGCCGCGATTGAAGCGAAGGACGCCATCTTTCCGGAGATCGACTACCGGATTTACAGCCGTTTCTGGCTGGAGAGAAGTTCCGGGCAGCCGGTTCCCCGGCGGGTTCTGCTTCTTTCGTGGGAGTACCCGCCTTACATCGTGGGGGGGCTCGGGCGCCACGTCGATGATCTTTCGCGGGCGCTGGCCCAGCTCGGCAGTGAGGTTACGGTGGTTACGGCGTTGCGGCCCGGCAGCGTGCCGGTGGAGGAGGCCGGCGGTGTCCGGGTGTACCGGGTACCGGTGGACGGGGACGGCGCAGATTTCCTCGACTGGGTGGCGCGGCTCAATAGGGGGATGGTGGCGGCGGTTGAACGTCTCCACAAAGAAGGGCGGCATTTCGATGTCGTGCACGGACACGACTGGCTGGTTGGTGCCGCTGGCGAGGAATTAGCGGGCCGCCTAGGCCTGCCTTTTGTAGCTACGATTCACGCTACAGAACACGGCCGCCACGGCGGCATCCATAACGAGCTGCAGCGGCGGATCCACATGGCGGAGAAACGACTGGCGGAGAGGGCGACCCACCTCATCTGCTGCAGCGAATACATGGCCCGCGAGGTTGCACACCTTTTCGAGGTGCCCGGCGAGAAGATTACGGTTATTCCGAACGGCGTGGCCCCGGAGATTTTAGGGGTGCAGGGCTGGCGGGGGCTTACCGCGCCGGCCGCCGCGCCGGTAATCCTTTTTTTAGGGCGGCTGGTACCGGAGAAGGGGGTCCAGGACCTGATCAGGGCCCTGCCCCTGATTGCGGCGCGGGTTCCGGGGGTGCGGGCCGTAATCTGCGGCCAGGGCCCGTACGAGGGGGAGCTTAAGCACCTCGCGGCGGAACTTAAAGTGAGCGAACGGGTAACATTCGCCGGGTTTGTGGACGGGGCGACCAGAAACGGCCTTTTCGCGCAGGCGGCGGTGGCGGTCTTCCCGAGCCACTACGAGCCTTTTGGCATTGTGGCGCTCGAGGCGATGGCCGCCCAGGTTCCGGTAGTCGTGGGCGATACCGGGGGCTTAAGCGAGGTAGTGGAACACGGGGTTGACGGCTTTAAGGTCCCTCCCGGACGCCCGGATTTGTTAGCCCGCTACACAAGCGAGTTAGTGCTTAACCGCGCGCTGGCCGAGGAACTCTGCCGGCGGGCGTGGCGCAAGGTGCGCTCGACGTATAACTGGCGCCATATCGCGCTGGTTACCCAGGAGGTTTACGCGCGGGCTCAGAGCAGGCTCGCGAGGATCCCGGAGAAGATAGTTTTGTAA
- a CDS encoding Na/Pi cotransporter family protein gives MGLLLTGLRFLQAGLLSLSSRRLTRALRAVAASRLRAFLAGVGTSALTQSSTAVSIITIGLTHARLIALSEAIAVILGANIGTTLTVQFIALHPGRLALLLGLSGIPLLARRSPARFLGQALTGTGMVFAGLDLLNRGLAPLKSTPWFAAGLAAAGENHLLAIAVATLFTALLHSSSAATGLVMALYAQGAISRETAVALVLGNNIGTCFTALIVSLTSSAAGRRVAAAHFLLNTIGAAVFLPLINTLSLIGGLTASDPARQVANIHTIYNIVSSLAALPFCTPFARLLERLVPDRRPTS, from the coding sequence CTGGGGCTGCTGCTTACCGGGCTACGGTTTCTCCAGGCGGGCCTGTTATCTTTATCGAGCCGGCGCCTCACAAGAGCTCTGCGCGCCGTAGCGGCCAGCCGCCTGCGCGCCTTTCTCGCTGGTGTGGGCACGAGTGCCCTCACCCAAAGCAGCACCGCCGTATCGATCATCACCATCGGGCTGACGCACGCCCGGCTGATCGCTCTGAGCGAGGCAATCGCCGTTATCCTCGGCGCAAACATCGGCACCACCCTTACCGTCCAGTTCATAGCGCTGCATCCGGGGCGTCTCGCCCTGCTTCTAGGCTTAAGCGGCATCCCCCTGCTCGCCCGCCGCTCCCCGGCCCGCTTTCTCGGGCAGGCCCTCACCGGAACCGGCATGGTTTTCGCCGGCCTCGACCTGCTAAACCGCGGCCTGGCCCCGCTCAAATCAACCCCTTGGTTTGCCGCCGGGCTCGCCGCTGCCGGCGAAAACCACCTTCTCGCGATCGCGGTAGCCACCCTTTTTACCGCCCTCCTCCACTCCTCCAGCGCCGCTACCGGCCTCGTGATGGCCCTCTACGCCCAGGGGGCGATCTCCCGGGAAACCGCCGTGGCGCTCGTCCTCGGAAACAACATTGGCACTTGCTTTACCGCGCTCATCGTTTCCCTCACCAGTTCGGCAGCCGGAAGGCGGGTGGCCGCAGCCCATTTCCTCTTGAATACAATAGGGGCAGCCGTCTTTCTGCCCCTCATTAACACTTTAAGCCTTATCGGTGGTCTCACGGCAAGTGACCCGGCCCGCCAGGTTGCCAACATCCACACCATCTACAATATCGTGAGCAGCCTGGCGGCGCTACCCTTTTGCACGCCCTTCGCCCGCCTGCTCGAACGCCTCGTCCCCGACCGGCGCCCTACCTCCTGA
- the hypB gene encoding hydrogenase nickel incorporation protein HypB, whose product MAVKVVMGQRLLKANAAVAQENRARFAAAGTLVVNLISSPGAGKTTLLEQTLVRLGGRFRIGVIEGDIYTTRDAERIAGKGTAVVQVNTAGICHLDASMVARACEELGAAYDILFIENVGNLVCPAEFDLGEDVKVALLSVAEGGDKPAKYPLVFRSAGAVVITKADLLPFTDFDLAGVTGEIRALNPEVKVFILSARTGEGVEEWCRWVEEMFLRKRAAGSGTGSE is encoded by the coding sequence GTGGCGGTTAAAGTCGTAATGGGGCAGCGCCTGCTAAAGGCGAATGCTGCCGTGGCCCAGGAGAACCGGGCGCGTTTTGCCGCGGCGGGGACGCTGGTGGTTAACTTGATCAGCTCGCCCGGAGCCGGCAAGACAACCCTTTTGGAACAGACGCTGGTCCGGCTCGGTGGACGTTTCCGCATCGGCGTGATCGAAGGCGATATTTATACCACGCGCGATGCGGAACGGATAGCCGGGAAGGGGACGGCGGTCGTCCAGGTGAACACTGCCGGCATCTGCCACCTGGACGCCTCTATGGTGGCGCGGGCGTGTGAGGAGTTAGGTGCGGCGTACGACATTCTTTTCATCGAAAACGTGGGCAATTTGGTCTGCCCGGCCGAGTTCGACCTGGGCGAAGACGTGAAAGTAGCACTCCTCAGCGTGGCGGAGGGCGGGGATAAGCCGGCCAAATACCCGCTCGTTTTCAGGAGCGCCGGCGCGGTGGTAATTACGAAGGCGGATTTGCTGCCCTTTACCGATTTTGATCTCGCCGGTGTGACCGGCGAAATCAGGGCCCTAAATCCGGAGGTTAAGGTTTTTATTCTTTCAGCCAGGACCGGCGAAGGGGTTGAGGAATGGTGCAGGTGGGTAGAAGAGATGTTTTTGCGGAAGAGGGCGGCCGGATCCGGTACCGGATCAGAATAA
- the hypF gene encoding carbamoyltransferase HypF yields MVQVGRRDVFAEEGGRIRYRIRIKGIVQGVGFRPFVYNTATALGLCGFVLNDARGVLVEAEGEPGKVQELLKRITQQPPRLARIVHVEHEELVPVGYPRFEIAFSAEGAEKEALVPPDVALCPDCARESFDPRDRHYLYPFTNCTNCGPRFTIVTAVPYDRDKTSMAGFAMCPDCAREYHDPTNRRFHAQPVACPACGPQVELRDAEGNPVPGDWRENCWRALAEGKIVALKSLGGFHLCCDAFNRQALRALRQRKGRSHKPFAVMCRDIATARRYCFVSEAEEELLRSLQAPIVILRRRPDAPLPEELAPGLKTLGVMLPYTPLHLLLFDGPFALLVMTSGNYSELPLCKDNERVYQELGGIADCFLLHNRPIVNRCDDSLAAVVGGEVQLYRRSRGYVPRPVRVPTGEGPVVLGIGGEMKNTFCLLKKGEAFLSQHIGELDSLEGEENLFASLVNFQRLLGVEPEVVGYDLHPGYRSSRIAESIPARVRVGVQHHHAHLAACLAENEVTAPAIGIILDGTGYGEDGNLWGFEILSGDYAAFKRHFHLAYAPLPGGEQGIRQPWRMAVSYLLTFLGDEGTGAAAALFGGKGRELEVVEYLVRKRFNSPLACGCGRLFDAVAALLGICWEATYEGQAAVELGETVLAPEEGGAISPYPFAFEGEVISPAGILTGVLADLRQGAARELIATRFHNTVLAMVLEAARKVREATGLTHVALSGGTWQNRYLFERGKELLTREGFTVFCHRQVPPNDGGLSLGQAVIAYRRATECA; encoded by the coding sequence ATGGTGCAGGTGGGTAGAAGAGATGTTTTTGCGGAAGAGGGCGGCCGGATCCGGTACCGGATCAGAATAAAAGGGATTGTGCAGGGGGTAGGTTTCCGGCCTTTTGTTTACAACACGGCTACGGCTTTAGGGCTTTGCGGCTTTGTCCTCAACGATGCCCGCGGGGTGCTCGTCGAGGCGGAGGGGGAGCCCGGGAAGGTACAGGAGCTTCTAAAAAGAATCACCCAGCAGCCGCCGCGGTTGGCCCGGATCGTGCACGTGGAACACGAAGAACTGGTGCCTGTGGGTTACCCGCGCTTCGAGATCGCTTTCAGTGCTGAAGGGGCAGAGAAAGAGGCGTTAGTACCCCCCGACGTAGCGCTCTGCCCTGATTGCGCCCGGGAGAGCTTTGACCCGCGGGACCGACATTACCTCTATCCTTTTACCAACTGCACCAACTGCGGGCCACGTTTTACCATTGTTACTGCGGTGCCTTACGACCGGGACAAGACTTCGATGGCGGGCTTCGCGATGTGTCCCGATTGCGCCCGGGAGTACCATGACCCTACCAACAGGCGCTTTCACGCCCAGCCCGTAGCGTGTCCCGCCTGCGGGCCACAGGTAGAGCTCCGTGATGCGGAGGGGAACCCGGTGCCCGGCGACTGGCGCGAAAACTGCTGGCGCGCCCTGGCGGAAGGGAAGATTGTGGCGCTTAAAAGCCTCGGTGGTTTTCACCTCTGCTGCGACGCCTTTAACCGGCAGGCGTTGCGGGCGCTGCGGCAGCGGAAAGGCCGCAGCCATAAGCCCTTCGCCGTGATGTGCCGGGACATTGCCACGGCACGGCGTTACTGTTTCGTGAGCGAAGCGGAGGAGGAACTGCTCCGGTCGCTGCAGGCGCCGATTGTCATCCTGCGGCGCCGTCCGGACGCCCCGCTTCCGGAGGAGCTGGCGCCAGGGCTAAAGACGCTCGGGGTGATGCTCCCTTATACGCCGCTGCACTTACTGCTTTTTGACGGACCTTTTGCGCTTCTCGTAATGACCAGCGGCAACTACAGTGAGCTGCCCCTTTGCAAGGACAACGAGCGGGTTTACCAGGAACTCGGGGGGATAGCCGACTGTTTCCTCCTCCACAACCGCCCAATCGTGAACCGCTGCGACGATTCGCTTGCCGCCGTTGTGGGGGGCGAAGTGCAGCTTTACCGGCGGTCCCGGGGCTACGTCCCGCGGCCGGTCCGGGTGCCTACAGGAGAGGGCCCGGTGGTTCTGGGGATCGGCGGGGAGATGAAGAATACCTTCTGCCTGTTGAAAAAGGGAGAGGCTTTCTTGAGCCAACACATCGGCGAGCTCGACAGCCTGGAGGGGGAAGAGAATCTTTTCGCGAGCCTGGTCAATTTTCAGCGCCTACTGGGTGTGGAGCCGGAGGTAGTCGGCTACGACCTCCACCCCGGCTACCGCTCTTCCCGTATTGCGGAGAGTATTCCGGCGCGCGTACGCGTGGGCGTTCAGCACCACCACGCCCACCTGGCGGCATGCCTTGCGGAAAACGAGGTAACGGCGCCAGCCATCGGGATTATCCTCGATGGGACCGGTTACGGGGAGGACGGGAACCTCTGGGGCTTCGAGATTTTAAGCGGTGATTACGCTGCTTTTAAGCGCCATTTCCACCTGGCTTACGCGCCCCTGCCGGGCGGGGAGCAGGGAATCCGGCAGCCCTGGCGGATGGCTGTTTCTTACCTGCTGACTTTCTTAGGGGATGAGGGGACCGGGGCGGCGGCGGCGCTTTTCGGGGGAAAGGGAAGGGAGCTTGAGGTTGTCGAATACCTCGTAAGAAAACGCTTCAATTCGCCGCTGGCCTGCGGCTGCGGGCGCCTCTTCGATGCCGTGGCGGCGCTCCTCGGCATCTGCTGGGAGGCGACCTACGAGGGGCAGGCGGCGGTGGAATTAGGGGAGACGGTGCTGGCGCCAGAAGAAGGGGGGGCGATTTCCCCTTATCCTTTCGCCTTCGAAGGGGAGGTGATTTCGCCCGCCGGGATTTTGACCGGGGTGCTTGCGGATCTCCGGCAGGGCGCGGCCCGCGAGCTTATCGCTACCCGTTTTCACAATACCGTCCTGGCCATGGTCCTGGAGGCCGCTAGGAAGGTCCGGGAAGCAACGGGTCTCACACACGTGGCTTTGAGCGGCGGTACCTGGCAGAACCGTTACCTCTTTGAACGCGGTAAGGAGCTCTTGACCCGGGAAGGTTTTACGGTTTTCTGCCACCGGCAGGTGCCTCCGAACGACGGGGGATTGAGCCTCGGGCAGGCCGTAATCGCTTACAGGAGGGCTACAGAATGTGCTTAG
- a CDS encoding hydrogenase maturation nickel metallochaperone HypA yields the protein MHEVGLICSLMDQVTESAAQNGITRILSVKLVVGKLTLAQPDFLHFAFANLSPGTIFEGARLEIEERPLVLRCTACGTETRPEYLDYFCPACGERMEIISGDELFIEYYEGDNGEDGSGG from the coding sequence ATGCACGAGGTCGGGCTCATCTGTTCGCTGATGGATCAGGTTACGGAAAGTGCGGCGCAGAACGGCATCACCAGGATTCTCAGCGTGAAGTTGGTGGTCGGGAAGCTCACGCTGGCACAGCCCGATTTTTTGCACTTCGCTTTTGCGAATCTGAGCCCGGGGACCATCTTTGAGGGAGCACGGCTCGAAATCGAAGAGCGGCCGCTGGTGCTCCGGTGCACCGCCTGCGGCACAGAAACCAGGCCCGAGTATCTTGACTACTTCTGCCCCGCGTGCGGGGAGCGGATGGAAATAATAAGCGGCGACGAGCTCTTCATCGAGTACTACGAAGGGGATAACGGAGAGGATGGGAGTGGCGGTTAA
- a CDS encoding histidinol-phosphatase HisJ family protein: MAGRKLVDYHIHTRRCGHATGDPAAFVAAARARGLREIGFADHIPQYFLPVAERDPGLAMAAEELDAYVAEVLALGRENRDLRVRLGIEADYVPGKEEALAAILQSYPFDYVLGSIHYLDGWGFDNPAAIAGYAGKDIDLLYRDYCRLLQRMVATGLFDVVAHPDLLKKFGYRPRGDIAALYEETVRAIAAAGVVVEVNTAGLRQPVGEIYPAPFFLSLCYRYDVPVTLGSDAHRPEDVGRDFDHAVDLLLRIGYREVVTFEGRRRRLLPLL; this comes from the coding sequence TTGGCGGGGAGGAAGCTTGTCGACTACCATATTCACACGCGGCGCTGCGGCCACGCTACAGGTGACCCCGCTGCATTTGTGGCGGCGGCGCGCGCCAGGGGTTTGCGGGAAATCGGTTTTGCCGACCACATCCCCCAGTATTTTTTGCCGGTGGCAGAGCGGGATCCGGGGCTGGCGATGGCGGCCGAGGAGCTTGATGCGTACGTAGCCGAGGTTCTGGCGCTTGGCCGGGAGAACCGGGACCTGCGCGTGCGGCTCGGTATCGAGGCGGACTACGTGCCCGGCAAAGAGGAGGCGTTAGCGGCGATCCTCCAAAGCTATCCTTTCGATTACGTGCTGGGCTCAATTCATTATTTAGACGGCTGGGGTTTTGACAACCCCGCCGCGATTGCCGGTTACGCCGGAAAGGATATCGACCTTCTTTACCGGGATTATTGCCGGTTGCTGCAGCGGATGGTAGCTACCGGTCTTTTCGATGTGGTGGCGCACCCAGATCTGCTGAAAAAGTTCGGCTACCGGCCGCGCGGCGACATTGCGGCGCTTTATGAGGAGACGGTGCGGGCGATTGCGGCTGCCGGGGTGGTGGTAGAGGTTAATACCGCGGGGCTGAGGCAGCCAGTGGGGGAAATATACCCGGCTCCCTTTTTCCTATCGCTCTGCTACCGGTATGACGTCCCGGTTACGCTCGGTTCGGACGCGCACCGGCCGGAGGATGTGGGCCGGGATTTCGACCACGCGGTTGACCTCCTGCTCCGGATTGGCTACCGAGAGGTGGTAACCTTTGAAGGGCGCAGACGGAGACTTCTGCCGCTTTTATGA